The Polaribacter tangerinus genome has a segment encoding these proteins:
- a CDS encoding pyruvate dehydrogenase complex E1 component subunit beta, with translation MKTVQFREAICEAMSEEMRRDESIYLMGEEVAEYNGAYKASKGMLDEFGAKRVIDTPIAELGFAGIAIGSAMNGNRPIVEYMTFNFSLVGIDQIINNAAKIRQMSGGQFNCPIVFRGPTASAGQLGATHSQAFENWFANTPGLKVIVPSNPYDAKGLLKAAIRDDDPVIFMESEQMYGDKMEIPEGEYLIPIGVADIKREGTDVTIVSFGKIIKEAYTAADELAKENISVEIIDLRTVRPMDHAAIIKSVKKTNRLVVLEEAWPFASVASEITYRIQDEAFDYLDAPIKRITTADTPAPYSPVLLEKWIPNANDVVNAVKEVMYIKK, from the coding sequence ATGAAAACAGTTCAGTTTAGAGAAGCAATTTGCGAGGCCATGAGTGAAGAAATGCGCAGAGATGAGAGCATTTACTTAATGGGTGAAGAAGTTGCAGAATATAATGGTGCTTACAAAGCAAGTAAAGGAATGTTAGACGAGTTTGGTGCAAAGAGAGTTATTGATACTCCGATTGCTGAGCTAGGTTTTGCAGGAATTGCAATTGGTTCTGCCATGAATGGTAACAGACCTATTGTAGAGTATATGACGTTTAACTTCTCTTTGGTTGGAATTGATCAGATTATAAACAACGCCGCAAAAATTAGACAAATGTCTGGTGGTCAATTTAATTGTCCAATTGTTTTTCGTGGTCCCACTGCTTCTGCAGGTCAGTTAGGTGCTACGCATTCTCAGGCTTTTGAAAACTGGTTTGCAAACACTCCTGGTTTAAAAGTAATTGTTCCTTCGAATCCTTATGATGCAAAAGGTCTTTTAAAAGCTGCTATTAGAGATGACGATCCAGTTATTTTTATGGAATCTGAGCAAATGTATGGTGATAAAATGGAAATTCCTGAAGGTGAATATCTTATTCCTATTGGTGTTGCCGATATTAAAAGAGAGGGAACTGATGTAACGATCGTCTCTTTTGGAAAAATAATTAAAGAAGCCTACACAGCTGCTGATGAGCTAGCTAAAGAAAATATATCTGTAGAAATTATCGACCTAAGAACGGTAAGACCTATGGATCATGCTGCCATAATTAAGTCTGTAAAAAAGACAAATAGATTGGTAGTACTAGAAGAAGCATGGCCTTTTGCAAGTGTTGCATCAGAAATTACCTACAGAATTCAGGATGAGGCATTTGATTATTTAGATGCTCCAATTAAAAGAATTACTACGGCGGATACGCCTGCTCCATATTCTCCTGTATTATTAGAAAAATGGATACCGAATGCCAATGATGTTGTAAATGCTGTAAAAGAAGTAATGTATATTAAGAAATAG